One window from the genome of Deinococcus multiflagellatus encodes:
- the paaA gene encoding 1,2-phenylacetyl-CoA epoxidase subunit PaaA — protein sequence MTQPQTFPNGETAEQHAAFEARIARGEKIESGDWMPAEYRRQLIRMISQHAHSEVVGMLPEGEWITRAPTLKRKTILMAKVQDEAGHGQYLYHAAETLGATREEMLQALLSGKAKYSSIFNYPTHTWADVGMIGWLVDGAAIKNQTMLAGCSYGPYSRAMVRICSEETFHHKQGKEMIVAYAQGTPEQKQMAQDALNRWWWPAMMMLGPHDADSPNTGALAKWGIKLKTNDEVRQEFINEHVPELLEAGLTIPDPDLHQDEQGNWRHGPIDWTEFWAVIKGEQGLNRERLGTRQAAHDDGAWVREALQAYTDRQRADAAD from the coding sequence ATGACCCAACCCCAGACCTTTCCCAACGGCGAAACCGCCGAACAGCACGCCGCATTCGAAGCCCGCATTGCGCGTGGCGAAAAAATAGAAAGCGGCGACTGGATGCCCGCCGAATACCGCCGCCAGCTGATCCGCATGATTTCCCAGCACGCCCACAGCGAAGTGGTGGGCATGCTGCCTGAAGGCGAGTGGATCACCCGCGCGCCCACCCTGAAGCGCAAGACGATCCTGATGGCGAAGGTGCAGGACGAGGCCGGGCACGGCCAGTACCTCTACCACGCCGCCGAAACGCTGGGCGCCACCCGCGAGGAGATGCTCCAGGCCCTGCTGAGCGGCAAGGCCAAGTACTCCAGCATCTTCAACTACCCCACCCACACCTGGGCGGACGTGGGCATGATCGGCTGGCTGGTGGACGGCGCCGCCATTAAGAACCAGACCATGCTGGCGGGCTGTTCTTACGGCCCCTACAGCCGCGCAATGGTGCGCATTTGCAGCGAGGAAACCTTCCACCACAAGCAGGGCAAGGAAATGATCGTGGCCTACGCCCAGGGCACCCCCGAGCAAAAGCAGATGGCCCAGGACGCCCTGAACCGCTGGTGGTGGCCCGCCATGATGATGCTGGGGCCGCACGACGCCGACAGCCCCAACACGGGCGCCCTGGCGAAGTGGGGCATCAAGCTGAAGACCAATGACGAGGTGCGCCAGGAGTTCATTAATGAGCACGTGCCCGAACTGCTGGAAGCCGGCCTGACCATCCCCGACCCCGACCTGCACCAGGACGAGCAGGGCAACTGGCGCCACGGCCCAATTGACTGGACCGAGTTCTGGGCCGTCATTAAGGGTGAGCAGGGCCTGAACAGGGAGCGCCTGGGCACCCGCCAGGCCGCCCACGACGACGGCGCCTGGGTGCGCGAGGCGCTGCAGGCGTACACGGACCGGCAGCGGGCGGACGCAGCGGACTGA
- the paaC gene encoding 1,2-phenylacetyl-CoA epoxidase subunit PaaC, whose protein sequence is MTAATEALSTAQTQALIRRLTALADDEIILAHRGGEWTGHAPILEEDIALANIAQDELGHATLYLGLRTDLDGSDPDRLAFFRGADEYTNTRFVELPRGDWAFTMLRQFLYDTFEALWLEAATRSSYAPLAAVAAKAVREEKFHVQHTALWAERLALGTEESRRRTQTALNELWPHAAQLFQLVEGEAELVEAGLLPDLGAVHARWHDLVTRHLTGKCGLTLPQAGAESAPRTVHTEHLAPLLAEMQRVAREHPNAEVW, encoded by the coding sequence ATGACCGCCGCCACCGAAGCCCTGAGCACCGCCCAGACCCAGGCCCTGATTCGCAGATTGACCGCCCTGGCCGACGACGAGATTATCCTGGCCCACCGGGGCGGCGAATGGACCGGGCACGCGCCCATTCTGGAAGAGGACATTGCCCTGGCGAACATCGCCCAGGACGAACTGGGCCACGCAACCCTGTATCTGGGCCTGCGCACCGACCTTGACGGCAGCGACCCCGACCGCCTGGCCTTCTTCCGGGGCGCCGACGAGTACACGAACACCCGTTTCGTGGAGCTGCCGCGCGGCGACTGGGCCTTCACGATGCTGCGCCAGTTTCTGTACGACACCTTTGAAGCCCTGTGGCTGGAAGCCGCCACCCGCAGCAGCTACGCGCCCCTGGCCGCGGTGGCCGCCAAGGCCGTGCGCGAGGAGAAATTCCATGTGCAGCACACGGCGCTGTGGGCCGAGCGCCTCGCCCTGGGCACCGAGGAAAGCCGCCGCCGCACCCAGACGGCCCTGAACGAGCTGTGGCCCCACGCGGCCCAGTTGTTTCAGCTCGTCGAGGGCGAGGCCGAACTGGTGGAGGCAGGACTCCTGCCTGACCTGGGCGCCGTTCACGCCCGCTGGCACGACCTCGTGACCCGGCATCTGACCGGCAAATGCGGCCTGACCCTGCCTCAGGCCGGCGCCGAGTCGGCCCCCCGCACCGTCCACACCGAGCACCTCGCGCCCCTGCTGGCCGAGATGCAGCGCGTGGCCCGCGAACACCCGAACGCGGAGGTCTGGTAG
- the thiC gene encoding phosphomethylpyrimidine synthase ThiC, producing the protein MPTLPDLPQPTLDADLTTPFPGSEKVYLRGTRHPGVRVPARRIHQSPTLVRVGELTRRVPNPPLLVPDTSGPYTDPAVTVDLRAGLGHARPWLAGDARLELHPHRVAPELDRSGPLPFPRVPLPRRARPGAEITQLQAARRGEITPEMEFVALRESLRQEDAFDLTAQHPGQAFGASIPREITPEFVRAEVARGRAVIPANINHPELEPTVIGRHFRVKVNANLGTSIVTSSIPEEVGKMIWATRWGADTVMDLSTGRHIHPTREWIIRGSAVPVGTVPIYQALEKVGGVAEDLTWAVYRDTLIEQAEQGVDYMTVHAGVRLAHLPLTARRRTGIVSRGGSILGKWCLAHHQENFLYTHFAEVCEILAAYDVTFSLGDGLRPGSIEDANDAAQFAELDTLGELTRVAWKHGVQTMIEGPGHVPMQLIRENMTRQLEVCGEAPFYTLGPLTTDIAPGYDHITSAIGAAQIAWYGTAMLCYVTPKEHLGLPDRQDVRDGVIAYRIAAHAADLAKGHPGAQARDNALSKARFEFRWADQFNLSLDPQHARALHDETLPAEAAKTAHFCSMCGPQFCSMKLSHDLRAPEVLAGLEAKAQEFRALGGEIYLGAGHE; encoded by the coding sequence ATGCCCACCCTGCCTGACCTGCCCCAGCCCACCCTGGACGCCGACCTGACCACCCCCTTTCCCGGCAGCGAGAAGGTATACCTGCGCGGCACCCGGCACCCCGGCGTGCGCGTGCCTGCGCGGCGCATTCACCAGTCGCCCACCCTGGTGCGTGTAGGCGAGCTGACCCGCCGCGTGCCCAACCCCCCGCTGCTGGTCCCCGATACCAGCGGCCCCTACACCGACCCCGCCGTAACCGTGGATCTGCGCGCCGGGCTGGGGCACGCCCGCCCCTGGCTGGCCGGTGACGCCCGGCTTGAACTGCACCCTCACCGCGTGGCCCCTGAACTGGACCGCAGCGGCCCGCTGCCTTTTCCCCGGGTGCCGCTGCCCCGCCGCGCCCGCCCCGGCGCCGAGATCACCCAGTTGCAGGCCGCGCGCCGGGGCGAGATCACGCCGGAAATGGAATTTGTGGCCCTGCGCGAGTCGCTGCGCCAGGAAGACGCCTTCGACCTGACCGCGCAGCACCCCGGGCAGGCGTTCGGCGCGAGCATCCCGCGCGAGATCACCCCCGAGTTCGTGCGCGCCGAGGTGGCGCGGGGCCGCGCGGTGATTCCCGCCAACATCAACCACCCGGAACTGGAACCCACGGTCATTGGCCGCCACTTCCGCGTGAAGGTGAATGCCAACCTGGGCACCAGCATCGTCACCAGTTCCATTCCGGAGGAGGTGGGCAAGATGATCTGGGCCACGCGCTGGGGGGCCGATACCGTGATGGACCTGTCCACGGGCCGCCACATTCACCCCACGCGCGAGTGGATCATTCGCGGCAGCGCCGTGCCGGTGGGCACTGTGCCCATCTATCAGGCGCTGGAAAAGGTGGGCGGCGTGGCCGAGGACCTGACCTGGGCGGTGTACCGCGACACCCTGATTGAACAGGCCGAGCAGGGCGTGGATTACATGACGGTGCATGCGGGCGTGCGCCTGGCCCACCTGCCGCTGACCGCGCGGCGCCGCACCGGCATCGTCTCGCGCGGGGGCAGCATCCTGGGCAAGTGGTGCCTCGCGCACCATCAGGAGAACTTTCTGTACACGCACTTTGCCGAAGTGTGCGAGATCCTGGCCGCCTACGACGTCACCTTCAGCCTGGGCGACGGTCTGCGCCCCGGGTCTATTGAAGATGCCAACGACGCCGCGCAGTTTGCCGAACTGGACACGCTGGGCGAGCTGACCCGCGTGGCCTGGAAGCACGGGGTTCAGACCATGATTGAAGGCCCCGGCCACGTGCCCATGCAGCTGATCCGCGAGAACATGACCCGCCAGCTGGAGGTGTGCGGGGAAGCGCCCTTCTACACCCTGGGGCCGCTCACCACGGATATCGCGCCCGGCTACGACCACATCACGTCGGCCATTGGCGCCGCGCAGATCGCGTGGTACGGCACGGCGATGCTGTGTTACGTGACCCCCAAGGAACACCTGGGCCTGCCAGACCGCCAGGACGTGCGCGACGGCGTGATTGCCTACCGGATTGCCGCCCACGCCGCCGACCTCGCCAAGGGGCACCCCGGCGCCCAGGCCCGCGACAACGCCCTGAGCAAGGCCCGCTTTGAGTTCCGCTGGGCCGACCAGTTCAACCTGTCCCTGGACCCCCAGCACGCCCGCGCCCTGCACGACGAGACCCTGCCCGCCGAGGCCGCCAAGACCGCGCACTTCTGCTCCATGTGCGGCCCGCAGTTCTGCTCCATGAAGCTCAGCCACGACCTGCGCGCCCCCGAGGTGCTGGCCGGGCTGGAGGCCAAAGCGCAGGAGTTCCGCGCGCTGGGCGGCGAGATTTATCTGGGGGCAGGCCATGAGTGA
- a CDS encoding thiazole synthase, producing the protein MQADPFHLGGRPFTSRLLAGTGKFRDFGLMREALAASGAQIITVAIRRVDLKAPGHDGLLDALDWDRLHLLPNTAGCRTAAEAVRVARLARAATGTTWIKLEVIPDARYLLPDPVGTLAAAEELAADGFTVLPYVQPDAVLARALERAGCAAVMPLASPIGSGRGLRTPDLLTTVLDGAGVPIIVDAGLGVPSDAAQALELGADAVLVNTAIAEARDPVGMAHAFALGVQAGRAAFLAGRMAARTHASPSSPVPGVPRLPDPEVPV; encoded by the coding sequence GTGCAGGCTGATCCGTTTCACCTGGGCGGGCGTCCCTTCACTTCGCGCTTGCTGGCCGGCACCGGCAAATTCCGCGACTTTGGCCTGATGCGCGAGGCCCTGGCCGCCAGCGGCGCGCAGATCATCACCGTGGCGATTCGCCGCGTGGACCTGAAGGCCCCCGGCCACGACGGCCTGCTGGACGCGCTGGACTGGGACCGCCTGCACCTGCTGCCCAACACCGCTGGCTGCCGCACCGCCGCCGAGGCCGTGCGGGTGGCCCGGCTGGCCCGCGCCGCCACCGGCACGACCTGGATCAAGCTGGAAGTCATTCCGGATGCCCGTTACCTGCTGCCCGACCCGGTGGGCACCCTGGCCGCCGCCGAAGAACTGGCCGCCGACGGCTTCACCGTCCTGCCCTATGTGCAGCCCGATGCGGTGCTGGCCCGCGCACTGGAACGGGCCGGCTGCGCCGCTGTGATGCCCCTGGCCAGCCCTATTGGCAGCGGGCGCGGCCTGCGCACCCCGGACCTGCTGACCACCGTGCTGGACGGCGCGGGGGTGCCGATCATCGTGGACGCGGGCCTGGGGGTGCCCAGCGACGCCGCCCAGGCCCTGGAACTGGGTGCGGACGCCGTGCTGGTGAACACCGCCATTGCCGAAGCCCGCGACCCGGTGGGCATGGCCCACGCCTTTGCCCTGGGCGTGCAGGCCGGGCGCGCGGCGTTCCTGGCCGGGCGCATGGCGGCGCGCACGCACGCCAGCCCCAGCAGTCCGGTGCCGGGCGTGCCCCGGTTGCCTGATCCGGAGGTGCCGGTGTGA
- the thiE gene encoding thiamine phosphate synthase, whose amino-acid sequence MSEGREVEASSRRGGPDEGQAGLFQEVAPQRAGGVSTSRPLDFSTGTEQAPKAHPVAPTSGPLDLSPCPLGHLYLVATPRPGQPEGEFLARIAAALDGGVDTLQLRCKDWEARPYIALGGRVADLAQARGVPFFINDRVDVAVACGADGVHLGQGDLPPAWAHGLAPGLLVGLSTHAPAQAIAALAEQPAYIAAGPVYATPTKPGRAPAGLAYIRQVAALRPHVPWYAIGGLDAGNMHEVLSAGARRVAVVRAVLDARDPAQAAAELCAALRPGVGT is encoded by the coding sequence ATGAGTGAGGGTCGAGAAGTCGAGGCGTCAAGCCGTCGAGGGGGCCCGGATGAGGGTCAGGCCGGTCTTTTTCAAGAGGTAGCCCCCCAGCGCGCCGGGGGGGTCTCGACCTCTCGACCCCTGGACTTCTCGACCGGCACCGAACAGGCGCCCAAAGCCCACCCTGTTGCTCCGACCTCTGGCCCCCTGGACCTCTCGCCCTGCCCCCTGGGGCACCTGTACCTGGTGGCCACGCCGCGCCCCGGCCAGCCAGAGGGCGAGTTCCTGGCGCGAATTGCGGCGGCCCTGGACGGCGGCGTGGACACCCTGCAACTGCGCTGCAAAGACTGGGAGGCGCGGCCTTACATCGCCCTGGGGGGCCGGGTGGCGGACCTGGCGCAGGCGCGCGGGGTGCCGTTCTTTATCAATGACCGTGTGGACGTGGCGGTGGCCTGCGGCGCCGATGGGGTGCACCTGGGCCAGGGCGACCTGCCGCCCGCCTGGGCGCACGGGCTGGCGCCGGGGCTGCTGGTGGGCCTCAGCACGCACGCGCCCGCGCAGGCCATCGCCGCGCTGGCCGAACAGCCCGCGTACATTGCCGCTGGCCCCGTGTACGCCACCCCCACCAAGCCGGGCCGCGCGCCCGCCGGGCTGGCCTACATCCGGCAGGTGGCGGCGCTGCGCCCCCACGTGCCCTGGTACGCCATTGGCGGCCTGGACGCGGGCAACATGCACGAGGTGCTGTCGGCGGGCGCCCGCCGCGTGGCGGTGGTGCGCGCGGTGCTGGACGCCCGCGACCCCGCGCAGGCGGCGGCTGAACTGTGCGCCGCGCTGCGCCCGGGGGTGGGCACATGA
- the thiD gene encoding bifunctional hydroxymethylpyrimidine kinase/phosphomethylpyrimidine kinase, whose amino-acid sequence MTVPVALSIAGSDSGGGAGIQADLKTFEAHGVYGTSVVTLITVQNTCGVQGAWPLPPEQVSAQLEAVLADFPVAAVKTGALGNAAIIQAVAGALGPRALPLVVDPVMLAKSGDPLLAPDALDALLHDLLPLATLVTPNAPEWTALQAAGAPPDLPLLLKGGHVPGEMVVDDLRAGEHRFTLTAPRQPTRHTHGTGCTLSAAITAQLARGQPLPDAVRLAHAYLQAALRHAPGLGAGHGPLGHARAAQGHAHLSASAGHGLT is encoded by the coding sequence ATGACGGTGCCGGTGGCCCTGAGCATTGCGGGCTCGGATTCTGGGGGTGGGGCCGGGATTCAGGCCGACCTGAAGACCTTTGAGGCGCATGGCGTATACGGCACCAGTGTCGTCACCCTGATCACGGTGCAGAACACCTGCGGCGTGCAGGGCGCGTGGCCGCTGCCGCCCGAACAGGTCTCGGCGCAGCTGGAGGCAGTGCTGGCGGACTTTCCGGTGGCGGCGGTGAAAACGGGGGCGCTGGGCAACGCGGCCATCATTCAGGCGGTGGCGGGCGCGCTGGGGCCCCGGGCCCTGCCGCTGGTGGTGGACCCGGTGATGCTGGCCAAGAGCGGCGACCCCCTGCTGGCCCCCGACGCGCTGGACGCCCTGCTGCACGACCTCCTGCCGCTGGCCACCCTGGTCACGCCCAACGCCCCAGAGTGGACGGCCTTGCAGGCGGCGGGCGCCCCCCCTGACCTGCCGCTGCTGCTCAAGGGCGGGCATGTTCCGGGCGAAATGGTGGTGGATGACCTGCGGGCCGGTGAACACCGCTTCACCCTGACCGCGCCCCGGCAGCCCACCCGCCACACCCACGGCACCGGCTGCACCCTCTCGGCGGCGATCACGGCGCAGCTGGCGCGGGGCCAGCCCTTGCCAGACGCGGTTCGGCTGGCCCACGCCTACCTGCAAGCGGCCCTGCGGCACGCGCCAGGGCTGGGCGCCGGGCACGGCCCGCTGGGACACGCCCGCGCGGCCCAGGGCCATGCCCATCTGTCCGCCTCAGCGGGCCACGGCCTGACCTGA
- the thiS gene encoding sulfur carrier protein ThiS encodes MIVNGEPHPSTPGLTLWALLRDLNVDPARVAVAVNDDFYPGARVPDRALKDGDVIEIVRILGGG; translated from the coding sequence ATGATCGTGAACGGCGAGCCCCACCCCTCCACCCCCGGCCTGACCCTGTGGGCGCTGCTGCGCGACCTGAACGTGGACCCGGCGCGCGTGGCGGTGGCGGTGAATGACGACTTCTATCCCGGCGCCCGCGTGCCGGACCGTGCACTGAAGGACGGCGATGTCATCGAAATCGTGCGGATTCTGGGGGGTGGCTGA
- a CDS encoding phenylacetic acid degradation protein, producing the protein MDSHPDTQWPRWEVFKQDAPGRPHQAVGSVHAGDPQHALLTARNVFVRRPAAVSLWCVRESDLLTATPEELTTRPAVLDTAGEAGTYHLGVKRTHKRSMTFVDLVGTVQAAGPGDALRQAQAAHPDALAWLVFPDRAAVRTDEDPGTVESWFAPAKEKTYKQQQYYGVIGRHIGELKRAGLMPGRAPTEEGA; encoded by the coding sequence ATGGATTCCCACCCCGACACCCAGTGGCCCCGCTGGGAAGTGTTCAAGCAGGACGCCCCCGGGCGGCCCCACCAGGCCGTGGGCAGCGTCCATGCCGGTGACCCCCAGCACGCCCTGCTGACCGCCCGCAACGTCTTTGTGCGCCGCCCCGCCGCCGTGAGCCTGTGGTGCGTGCGCGAGAGCGACCTGCTGACCGCCACCCCCGAAGAACTGACGACCCGCCCGGCGGTGCTGGACACGGCGGGCGAGGCCGGCACCTACCACCTGGGCGTGAAGCGCACCCACAAACGCTCCATGACCTTTGTGGACCTGGTGGGCACTGTGCAGGCCGCTGGTCCTGGCGACGCACTGCGACAGGCCCAGGCCGCCCACCCGGACGCCCTGGCGTGGCTGGTGTTCCCGGACCGTGCCGCCGTGCGCACCGACGAGGACCCCGGTACGGTCGAAAGCTGGTTTGCCCCCGCCAAAGAAAAAACCTACAAGCAGCAGCAGTATTACGGCGTGATTGGCCGCCACATCGGGGAACTGAAGCGCGCGGGCCTGATGCCGGGCCGCGCCCCCACCGAGGAGGGCGCATGA
- a CDS encoding NAD(P)/FAD-dependent oxidoreductase — translation MTAREVIVVGGGLIGALVAFTLRQAGADVLVLDAGRRGAAWRAAAGLLTPDGEGLRGTAPHAEALDSLRRWPALVAALERASGQPVFYREGVRRRQPGGGEAVTPGEARLHPPSVVRAARAGVEVRRAQVLALHPGPRGVTVVADAGGWTAQTVVLAAGVWSAAFGVAVRPVQGQALLLDSPAEVGAVYGPPTRGFSRYALSRPDGVYVGATARASWATTPDAHASRWLMGVAGQLVPGVTAPVQTRLVGLRPFTPDGMPLVAPHPGLPRVLVAAGHGRHGALLAPATAARVLALVQAGVPA, via the coding sequence ATGACCGCCCGCGAAGTCATCGTGGTGGGCGGCGGCCTGATCGGCGCGCTGGTGGCCTTCACGTTGCGGCAGGCGGGGGCAGACGTGCTGGTGCTGGACGCGGGGCGGCGGGGGGCCGCGTGGCGCGCGGCGGCGGGCCTGCTGACCCCGGACGGCGAGGGGCTGCGCGGCACCGCCCCGCACGCCGAGGCGCTGGACAGTCTGCGGCGCTGGCCCGCGCTGGTGGCCGCCCTGGAAAGGGCCAGCGGGCAGCCGGTCTTTTACCGGGAAGGGGTGCGCCGCCGGCAACCCGGTGGGGGAGAGGCCGTCACCCCTGGCGAGGCCCGCCTGCACCCGCCGTCGGTGGTGCGCGCCGCGCGGGCCGGGGTAGAGGTGCGGCGGGCCCAGGTGCTGGCCCTACACCCGGGGCCGCGTGGGGTGACGGTGGTGGCAGATGCAGGGGGCTGGACAGCCCAGACGGTGGTTCTGGCGGCAGGGGTGTGGAGCGCGGCCTTTGGGGTGGCGGTGCGGCCCGTGCAGGGGCAGGCCCTGCTGCTGGACAGCCCCGCCGAGGTGGGCGCGGTGTACGGCCCGCCCACCCGGGGCTTTTCCCGCTACGCCCTCTCGCGCCCCGACGGCGTGTACGTGGGCGCCACCGCCCGCGCCTCGTGGGCCACCACGCCTGACGCGCATGCCAGCCGCTGGCTGATGGGGGTGGCCGGGCAACTGGTGCCAGGCGTCACCGCCCCGGTGCAGACGCGGCTGGTGGGCCTGCGCCCCTTTACCCCAGATGGAATGCCGCTGGTGGCGCCGCACCCTGGCCTGCCCCGCGTGCTGGTCGCTGCCGGCCACGGGCGGCACGGCGCGCTGCTGGCCCCGGCCACGGCGGCGCGGGTGCTGGCGCTGGTGCAGGCGGGGGTGCCCGCATGA
- the paaD gene encoding 1,2-phenylacetyl-CoA epoxidase subunit PaaD, with translation MDDGRTLMEQGPEPSTINLQPSAVWKALAAVPDPEIPVVSITDMGMVRDVTVDGGGRVQVTFTPTFSGCPALHVIRESIEQAVRALGVQDVEVRSTLTPPWTTDWINEDARERLRQYGIAPPAPAGEEQLIQLDAEPTRCPRCSSLNVRMTASFGPTLCKRMYVCDSCKEPFEGFKSV, from the coding sequence ATGGATGATGGTCGAACGTTGATGGAGCAAGGCCCCGAACCATCAACCATCAACCTTCAACCATCGGCGGTCTGGAAGGCCCTCGCGGCCGTTCCAGACCCCGAAATTCCTGTGGTCAGCATCACCGACATGGGCATGGTGCGGGACGTGACGGTGGACGGCGGCGGGCGGGTGCAGGTGACCTTTACGCCCACCTTCAGCGGGTGCCCGGCGCTGCATGTGATTCGGGAGAGCATTGAACAGGCAGTGCGGGCCCTGGGTGTGCAGGACGTGGAGGTGCGCAGCACCCTCACGCCGCCCTGGACCACCGACTGGATTAACGAGGACGCCCGCGAACGCCTGCGCCAGTACGGCATTGCGCCGCCCGCCCCAGCCGGGGAAGAGCAACTGATTCAACTGGACGCCGAGCCCACGCGCTGTCCCCGGTGCAGCAGCCTGAACGTGCGCATGACCGCCAGTTTCGGCCCGACCCTGTGTAAGCGCATGTACGTCTGCGACAGCTGCAAAGAACCGTTCGAAGGATTCAAGAGCGTGTGA